The window CTACGGTCATCCGAAACCGCTGGCCAGATTATAGCCACCGACCTGCCGCGCGAGAACACCTGTTCAGACCGCCGGTTCGCGAAAGCCGGCCGCCCCAACCCCCAATTTCAGGCCATTTTTTGGGTCAGCGGGAATTGCTGCCGCCTGACCGACGTGGCCGGGCAAGTTTTGACCAAGATCCTGGCGTAACCGGGATAAATGGCCGGAACCCGGCACCAGCCCGGCAGGGACGATGCGAATTGAAGCGCGGGTGGTTGACCCATCCTGGATTGTCTGTTAGAGTCGTGTGAGTCAGGCATTCTATTTACGCAATTGCTCTCGCGTCCTGGATCGGCGCCGTTCGCCGCCAGTTTTTCATGCGTCCAACACTGCCAGATTGTTTCTCTGCCGCCCCTTCGCCTACCTCCGGGCCGATGGGTCCGTTTGTCGCCGTGACGCGCAAACGCGTCTCCGTCGCCATGTCGCCGGATGCGGGCGGGGCTGCGTCCGGATCGCCGCTTCACGAGGGCTTGCTGCGAGTGCTGATCGTGGAAGACAGCCTCGACACAGCCAACGTGCTGCAGACGATGCTTCGCCAATGGGGGTACTCGTCGCGGGTCTGCACCTCGGCCCACGAGGCCCTGGCGCTGGCGCCGTATTATGAACCGCAGGTCGCGCTGATCGATATCGGCCTGCCCGACATGGACGGTTGGGAACTGGTCCGCCGCTTGCAGCGTCAGGGCGCGAAGGTCGAAACGACGTTCATTGCCGTCACGGCGCACGGCGAGGAGCAGGACTTCCAGCAGTCGCGCGCGGCCGGCATCACCTATCATCTCGTCAAGCCCGCCTTTCAGTCGCAACTGCGGCAAATCCTGGATCGGTTGGCAGGAGAGCCGTGACCGCCGTGACTGGTCTGTCACGGACCGAGGGAGGGGCTGCGCGAGTAGCATGCCGCGCCGCACATTGATAAACTGAGGGCGTTTGTGGTTGCCCGTTTTCAGAACGAAGGAGAAAAAGGCCATGGCAAGTTGGATTCAAGAACTGTTGGGTAAAGACGCCGACGGGTTGCTCGGGCATCGCTGCCAGACCATCGCCAAAGACGATTTGCACTTGCCCGGCCCCGACTTCGTCGACCGCATCTTCGTGCCCAGCGACCGCAACTTGCGGGTGCTCAACAACCTGGCGCGGCTGTTCGGCACGGGCCGCCTGGGCGGCAGCGGTTATGTGTCGATCTTGCCGGTCGACCAGGGAATCGAACATTCGGCCGGCGCCTCGTTCGCTGTGAACCCGATCTATTTCGACGCCGAAAGCATCGTGCGGCTGGCCGTCGAGGGCGGTTGCAACGGCGTCGCTTCGACCTTCGGCGTGCTCGGCGCCGTCGCCCGAAAGTATGCCCACAAGATTCCGTTTATCGTGAAGATCAATCACAACGAGCTACTCACCTATCCGAACAAGCACGACCAGATCCTGTTCGGCACGGTCGATCGGGCGGTCGAGATGGGCGCCGCGGCCATCGGCGCCACCATCTACTTCGGCTCCGACGAAGCCGGACGCCAGATCATCGAAATCAGCGAAGCGTTTTCACGGGCACACGACGCCGGACTGGCCACGATCCTCTGGTGCTACCTCCGCAACAACGCCTTCAAGGCCGATCAGGATTATCACTTGTCGGCCGACCTGACCGGGCAGGCGAATCACCTGGGGGCGACCATCCAGGCCGACATCCTCAAGCAAAAACTTCCGGTCAACAACGGCGGCTATACGGCGTTGAAATTCGGTAAGACGTCGCCCTTGGTCTATGAGAAGCTCACGTCGCCGCACCCGATCGACCTCTGCCGCTATCAGGTGGCCAACGGCTACATGGGACGGATCGGGCTGATCAATTCCGGCGGCGAGTCGAAAGGCGCTTCCGACCTGGCCGAGGCGGTCCGCACGGCCGTGATCAACAAGCGGGCCGGCGGCATGGGCCTGATCAGCGGCCGCAAGGCCTTCCAGCGGCCGATGAAAGACGGCATCGAGCTGCTGCACAAGATTCAGGACGTGTACCTGGACAAGCAGGTCACGGTGGCATAAGACGGCCGAAGCCCGTGGATTGGCATTTTGGATTTTCGATTTTGGATTACAAACAATCCAAAATCCAAAATCGAGAATCCAAAATCCGCTCACCACCAGTGCCGGCTGGGGTTCCAGGGCCAATAGCTGCGGCGCTCGCCG of the Pirellulales bacterium genome contains:
- a CDS encoding response regulator produces the protein MGPFVAVTRKRVSVAMSPDAGGAASGSPLHEGLLRVLIVEDSLDTANVLQTMLRQWGYSSRVCTSAHEALALAPYYEPQVALIDIGLPDMDGWELVRRLQRQGAKVETTFIAVTAHGEEQDFQQSRAAGITYHLVKPAFQSQLRQILDRLAGEP
- a CDS encoding class I fructose-bisphosphate aldolase — translated: MASWIQELLGKDADGLLGHRCQTIAKDDLHLPGPDFVDRIFVPSDRNLRVLNNLARLFGTGRLGGSGYVSILPVDQGIEHSAGASFAVNPIYFDAESIVRLAVEGGCNGVASTFGVLGAVARKYAHKIPFIVKINHNELLTYPNKHDQILFGTVDRAVEMGAAAIGATIYFGSDEAGRQIIEISEAFSRAHDAGLATILWCYLRNNAFKADQDYHLSADLTGQANHLGATIQADILKQKLPVNNGGYTALKFGKTSPLVYEKLTSPHPIDLCRYQVANGYMGRIGLINSGGESKGASDLAEAVRTAVINKRAGGMGLISGRKAFQRPMKDGIELLHKIQDVYLDKQVTVA